A segment of the Catenuloplanes nepalensis genome:
CGGCGCGGTGTCGGTGAAGTTGGACGCGATCACCGTGCCGCCCGCGGCCTTGACCGCGGAGAGCTGCGGCTCGACCACCCAGGCCGCGTCGACCTGACCGCTCTCCAGCGCGGCCGGCATGTCCGGGAAGCCGATCTCGACGAACTCGATGCCGGCCGGGTCGCCGCCGGCCTTGCGCACCGACTCGCGGACCGTGGTGTCACCGATGTTCTTCAGCGTGTTGACCGCGACCTTCCGCCCGGCCAGCCCGGCCGCGCTGGTGATCGGGCTGTCCTTCGCGACCGCGACGCCGCCGAAGTCCTTGCCGGGCACGCCGGTGGACGCGGCGCCGTTCGCCACGATCCGCACCGGCACGTTCTTCGTCTGCGCGATCATCAGTGAGGTGATGTTGCTGAAGCCGAACTGGAAGTCGCCGCTGAGCACGCCGGGCACGATCGCGGCGCCGCCCTGGGCGGTGACCAGCTCCAGGTCGATGCCGCGGGACGAGAAGAAGCCCTTCTCCTTGCCGAGGTAGATCGGGGCCACGTCGACGATCGGGATCACGCCGACCGTGACCTTGCTGGGGCCGGAGGCGTCGGTGCCCGGCTCCTCCGGCGAGGAGCCGCCGCACGCGGAGACGGCGGCGAGCACCGCGGCGCTGAGCGCGACGGCGAGGTAGCGGCGCATATGGATCTCCCGGGTGGGGGTTTTGCCCGATATAAACCTGTGCGCTATCCGAACAGACGTTCTCATGAAGAACGTAAGGCGTGACGTGGACCACGTCAATCCCGTACGTCGATATTCTTACCGCCCGGTCCTCGTTGACGCTGCCCCGGGGCCGGGGTTACGTTCGTCAGACGAACTGTTGTGCGCAAGACGCACACCTGCGGACCCGGGAGCGCCATGGGGGACATCACCACGCTGGCCGAGGCGGTCGCCCGGCTCGTCCACGACGGGGACACGGTGGCGCTGGAGGGCTTCACCCACCTGATCCCGGTCGCGGCCGGCCACGAGATCATCCGGCAGGGCCGCCGCGACCTGACGCTGGTCCGGATGACGCCGGACATCGTCTACGACCAGCTGATCGGCGCCGGCTGCGCGCGCAAGCTGGTCTTCTCCTGGGCCGGCAACCCGGGCGTCGGCTCGCTGCACCGGTTCCGGGACGCGGCACAGCACGGCTGGCCGGTCCCGCTGGAGATCGAGGAGCACAGCCACGCCGGCATGGCGAACCGCTACGCGGCCGGTGCCGCCGGGCTGCCGTTCGCGGTGCTGCGCGGCTACACCGGCACCGACCTGCCCGGGCGGACTGCCACGATCGCGCCGATCACCTGCCCGTTCACCGGCGAGGTGCTGACCGCGGTGCCGGCGCTGAACCCGGACGTGGCGATCGTGCACGCGCAGCGCGCGGACCGGGACGGCAACGTGCAGATCTGGGGCATCACCGGCGTGCACAAGGAGGTCGTGCTGGCCGCCCGGACCTCGCTCGTCACGGTCGAGGAGGTCGTCGACGAGCTGGAGCCGCGGCCGGGCGCGATCGTGCTGCCCGGGTGGGCGATCACCTGCGTGGCCGAGGTGCCCGGTGGAGCCAGGCCGTCCTATGCGATGGGCTACTACGAGCGGGACAACGCGTACTACCGGGAATGGGACGCGATCTCCCGGGACCGGGAGGCGTTCACTGCCTGGCTGGAGGAGGTCCGATGACCCACTCACCCGGCGAGATGATGACGGTGGCGGCCGCCCGCGCGCTGAAGGACGGCGACCGCTGCTTCGTCGGCATCGGCAAGCCCAGCACGGCCGCGAACCTCGCTCGGCGTACCCATGCGCCCGGTCTTGTCCTGGTTTATGAATCCGGCACGATCGGCGCGAAGCCGGACCGGCTGCCGCTCTCCATCGGCGACGGCGTGCTGGCCGAGACCGCGGACGCGGTGGTGTCGGTGCCGGAGATCTTCAACTACTGGCTGCAACCCGGCCGGATCGACGTGGGCTTCCTCGGCGCCGCACAGCTCGACCGGTTCGCCAACATCAACACCACCGTCATCGGCGACGACTACGCGAACCCGAAGGTGCGGCTGCCCGGCGCGGGTGGCGCACCGGAGATCGCGGCGTCGTGCCGCGAGGTCATCGTGATCGTGACGCACAGCCGGCGCACGTTCGTGCCGGCGGTGGACTTCGTGACGTCGCTCGGCTTCGGCAGCGGGCCGGGCGACCGGGAGCGGCACGGGCTGCGCGGCCGCGGCCCGCAGCTGGTCGTCACGGACCTCGGCATCCTGGCGCCGGACCCGGAGACGTGCGAGCTCACGCTCACCCACCTGCACCCCGGCGTCACGCTCGACCAGGCGCGCTCCGCCACCGGCTGGGACCTGCGCGTCTCCCCCGGGCTGAGGACGACCGAGGCGCCGACGGAGACCGAGCTGAGCGTGCTGCGCGCACTCGAGGGCCAGGAGGGCTGACATGCTTCCGAACTACCGGCGCGACGACGGTACGACGCATCCGCCGCTGCTCTCGCCCGGTTACAAGTCGACCGTGCCGCGGGCGCCGCGCGAGCAGTTCGTGCTGCTCCCGCACTCGCTCACCGAGGTCACCGGGCCGCTGCTCGGCGAGGGGCGAGTGACCGCGGCCGACGCCGACCTCACGCTCGCGCCCGGCGGCGAGGCACAGGGCCAGCGGATCGTCGTGCACGGGCAGGTGCGGGACGCGGGCGGCCGGCCGATCCCGCACACGCTGGTCGAGGTGTGGCAGTCGAACGCGGCCGGGCGCTACCAGCATCGATGGGACCAGCATCATGCGCCGCTCGACCCGCACTTCACCGGGGTCGGCCGTTGCCTGACCGATGCCGACGGACATTACCGATTCGTCACCGTGAAGCCGGGGGCGTATCCGTGGGGCAACCACCCGAACGCGTGGCGGCCAGCCCACATCCACTTCTCGCTGCTCGGGCGCGCGTTCACGCAGCGCCTGGTGACGCAGATGTACTTCCCGGACGACCCGCTCTTCGCGTACGACCCGATCTTCAATTCGGTCCGGGACGAGCGGGCGCGGGCGCGGTTGATCGCCAAGTTCGACCTGTCCGCGACCGTGGAGGCGTGGGCGCTCGGCTTCCGGTTCGACATCGTGCTGGCCGGCGAGGACGGGACACCGACGGAGGACCCGCATGACGACTGAGCCGGACTTCGGTTTCGACGGGCTGACGCCGTCCCAGACCGTCGGGCCGTACCTGTCGATCGGTCTGCCCTGGCCGGACGGCCACGAGGTGGTCGAGGCCGGCGCACCGGGCGCGATCAAGATCTTCGGGAAGGTGTACGACGGCACCGGCGCCGAGGTACCGGACGCGCTGATCGAGACGTGGCAGGCGGACCCGGCCGGCGGCTTCGCCCACCCGGACGACCCGCGCGGCCCGTCGGACAGTGGCTTCCGCGGATTCGGCCGGTGTCCCACCGACGACACCGGCGACTGGGCGATACTCACGCTGAAGCCCGGCATCGTGCCGGACCGCGACGGACGCCCGCAGGCGCCGCACATCGACGTCTCGGTCCTCGCCCGCGGCCTGCTGCACCGCGTGGTGACCCGCATCTACTTCGCCGACGAGGCGACGGCGAACGCGTCCGACCCGGTGCTGGCGACCGTGCCGGAGGCACGCCGCTCCACGCTGATCGCGACACCGGACCGCGACGGCTACCGCTTCGACATCCGGCTGCAGGGGGATGATGAGACCGTCTTCTTCGCGCTCTGACCAGGATCCCGGCGGCGCGGCTGGGATCGGGCTGTTCGACGGGGTGCTGTCGGCCGGGCCGGTGCACGAGGCCGTCAGCGACGCCGCGTGGCTGCGGGCGATGCTCGACGCCGAAGCCGCGCTGGCCCGCGCCCAGGCGCGGATCGGCCTGATCCCCCCGGAGGCCGCCGAGGCGATCACGAACGCCTGTCACGCGTCCCGTTTCGATCCGGCCGCGCTGGCACGCGACGCGGTCTCCTCCGGAAACCCCGTGGTGCCGCTGGTACGAGCTCTGCGCGCCCAACTGCCCCCGGACGTGGCCCGGTTCGCCCACGCGGGCGCGACCAGCCAGGACATCATCGACTCCGCCGCGATGCTGATCGCGCACCGCGCCACCGGCCCGCTGCGCGCCGACCTCGCCTCCGCCGCGGACCGCGCCGCCACCCTCGCCGCCGCCCACCGCGACACCCCGGTCGCCGGCCGCACGCTGCTGCAACAGGCGCTGCCCACCACGTTCGGCCTGGTCGCGGCCGGCTGGATGACCGCGCTGGACGCCGCCGGCGCCCGCCTGGCCCGCGTCCGCCACGGCGCGCTCGCGGCCCAGCTCGGCGGCGCCGCCGGCACGCTGGCCGCCATCGACGACCTGGCCACCCACCGTCCGGGACCGGCCGGGCCGGAACTCATCGGCGTCTTCGCCGGCGAGCTGGGGCTGAACGAGCCGATCCTGCCCTGGCACACCGACCGCGGCCGGATCGCGGAGCTGGCCGGCGTGCTCGCGCACGCGGCCGGTACCGCCGCGAAGATCGCCCGCGACGTCATCCTGATGGCGCAGACCGAGGTCGGCGAGGTGCGCGAGGGCGGCGGCCGCGGCGGCTCGTCGGCCATGCCGCACAAGGCCAACCCGATCGCCGCGATCTCCGCCGCCGCGTCCGCGGCCCGCGCTCCCGGGCTGGCCGCCACGCTCTACGCGGCCATGCCGCACGAACACCAGCGCGCCGCCGGCCCCTGGCACGCGGAGTGGCTGCCGCTCACCGACCTGCTGCGCGCCACCGGTTCCGCCGCACACTGGCTGCGCGACTGCCTCGGCACCCTGGAGATCGACACGGCGCGGATGCGCACCAACCTCGACCTGACCGGCGGCGCGCTGCTGGCCGAGCGGGTCGCGGGCGCGCTGGCCGGCACGATCGGCAAGGACGCCGCCCACGACCTGGTCGCGGACGTGACCCGGGCCGGTCACCCACTCGCCGGCGACCCACGGATCACCGCCCACCTGGACCACGCCACCGTGACCGCGCTCCTCGACCCGGCCGGCTACCTCGGCAGCGCGGGCGCGCTGGTCGACCGCGCCCTGTCCGCGCACCCCAAGGGAGACGCATGAGCACCGTCGAACTGCATCATGTGGTGGACGGGCCGGTGGACGCGCCGGCGCTGCTGCTGCTGAACTCGCTGGGCAGCGATCTGAGCATGTGGGATCCGCAGATGCCCGCGTTGAGCCGCCGGTTCCGGGTGATCCGCTGTGACACCCGGGGGCACGGTCGCTCACCCGTACCCGCGGGGGATCATGCCCTTGACGATCTCGGGCGGGACGCGCTCGCGCTGCTGGATCGGCTCGGGGTCGCGTCCGCGCACGTGGTGGGACTCTCGCTCGGCGGGATGACCGCGATGTGGCTGGCCGCGCACGCCCCGGAGCGCGTCGGCCGCCTCGTGCTCTGCTGCACGTCCGCGCGGCTCGGGCCGCCGGAGGGCTGGGCCGAGCGGGCACGGACGGTCCGGGCGCGGGGAACGCGGGCGGTCTCGGACGCGGTGGCCGGCCGCTGGCTCACCGCCGGTTTCGCCGAGCGCCACCCGGACCTGGTCGAGAAGCTGAAAGACATGATCCACAAAACCCCGCCCGAGGGGTACGCCGGCGCCTGCGCGGTCGTCCAGCACATGGATCAGCGGTCGGACCTCGGCTCGATCGTCGC
Coding sequences within it:
- a CDS encoding ABC transporter substrate-binding protein, translating into MRRYLAVALSAAVLAAVSACGGSSPEEPGTDASGPSKVTVGVIPIVDVAPIYLGKEKGFFSSRGIDLELVTAQGGAAIVPGVLSGDFQFGFSNITSLMIAQTKNVPVRIVANGAASTGVPGKDFGGVAVAKDSPITSAAGLAGRKVAVNTLKNIGDTTVRESVRKAGGDPAGIEFVEIGFPDMPAALESGQVDAAWVVEPQLSAVKAAGGTVIASNFTDTAPNLTIAAYFAGTKLIADEPELVKNFTEAINESLAYADAHPDEVRAVLSSYTKISEEVRTALILPKWPTEVNRASLATLAALGTTDGIFGDAAPDLGKLLP
- a CDS encoding CoA transferase subunit A, giving the protein MGDITTLAEAVARLVHDGDTVALEGFTHLIPVAAGHEIIRQGRRDLTLVRMTPDIVYDQLIGAGCARKLVFSWAGNPGVGSLHRFRDAAQHGWPVPLEIEEHSHAGMANRYAAGAAGLPFAVLRGYTGTDLPGRTATIAPITCPFTGEVLTAVPALNPDVAIVHAQRADRDGNVQIWGITGVHKEVVLAARTSLVTVEEVVDELEPRPGAIVLPGWAITCVAEVPGGARPSYAMGYYERDNAYYREWDAISRDREAFTAWLEEVR
- a CDS encoding CoA-transferase subunit beta, translating into MTHSPGEMMTVAAARALKDGDRCFVGIGKPSTAANLARRTHAPGLVLVYESGTIGAKPDRLPLSIGDGVLAETADAVVSVPEIFNYWLQPGRIDVGFLGAAQLDRFANINTTVIGDDYANPKVRLPGAGGAPEIAASCREVIVIVTHSRRTFVPAVDFVTSLGFGSGPGDRERHGLRGRGPQLVVTDLGILAPDPETCELTLTHLHPGVTLDQARSATGWDLRVSPGLRTTEAPTETELSVLRALEGQEG
- the pcaH gene encoding protocatechuate 3,4-dioxygenase subunit beta, which translates into the protein MLPNYRRDDGTTHPPLLSPGYKSTVPRAPREQFVLLPHSLTEVTGPLLGEGRVTAADADLTLAPGGEAQGQRIVVHGQVRDAGGRPIPHTLVEVWQSNAAGRYQHRWDQHHAPLDPHFTGVGRCLTDADGHYRFVTVKPGAYPWGNHPNAWRPAHIHFSLLGRAFTQRLVTQMYFPDDPLFAYDPIFNSVRDERARARLIAKFDLSATVEAWALGFRFDIVLAGEDGTPTEDPHDD
- the pcaG gene encoding protocatechuate 3,4-dioxygenase subunit alpha, which produces MTTEPDFGFDGLTPSQTVGPYLSIGLPWPDGHEVVEAGAPGAIKIFGKVYDGTGAEVPDALIETWQADPAGGFAHPDDPRGPSDSGFRGFGRCPTDDTGDWAILTLKPGIVPDRDGRPQAPHIDVSVLARGLLHRVVTRIYFADEATANASDPVLATVPEARRSTLIATPDRDGYRFDIRLQGDDETVFFAL
- the pcaB gene encoding 3-carboxy-cis,cis-muconate cycloisomerase, with protein sequence MRPSSSRSDQDPGGAAGIGLFDGVLSAGPVHEAVSDAAWLRAMLDAEAALARAQARIGLIPPEAAEAITNACHASRFDPAALARDAVSSGNPVVPLVRALRAQLPPDVARFAHAGATSQDIIDSAAMLIAHRATGPLRADLASAADRAATLAAAHRDTPVAGRTLLQQALPTTFGLVAAGWMTALDAAGARLARVRHGALAAQLGGAAGTLAAIDDLATHRPGPAGPELIGVFAGELGLNEPILPWHTDRGRIAELAGVLAHAAGTAAKIARDVILMAQTEVGEVREGGGRGGSSAMPHKANPIAAISAAASAARAPGLAATLYAAMPHEHQRAAGPWHAEWLPLTDLLRATGSAAHWLRDCLGTLEIDTARMRTNLDLTGGALLAERVAGALAGTIGKDAAHDLVADVTRAGHPLAGDPRITAHLDHATVTALLDPAGYLGSAGALVDRALSAHPKGDA